TGGGAAATTTTAAACTCACCAAGGCTGCCTCAGTTGAGGCGGCTAGTTTTTCTAGGGCGTTATCGGCTGATACTGCATTAATCCAGATTACTCGAGGATTAGCAATCTTAGGAAATATCCCTAGGCTATTGAGCTTAAGAGAAAATGGCTTAAAGTAAGACAGACAGCCGATGAGTGCATCTTTAATTTTCTCTATTTTTTCCTGCTGGACGTTCCCTAGGAATTTTAAGGTTATATGCAGATTTTCAGGTTTCACCCATTTTACATCAGCCTCACTTGTCTTTAAAATATCCTGAATGCGCAAGATCTCATCCTTGATCTCCGCCTCTAATTCTACTGCAATAAAAGCCCTTATCGTATGCATTCTTTTATCAGATTTAATGCGGCAGTCTTTGCCTCCCGTCGTATCTTTTGACGATTACCCTTGAAATTAAACTTACGACAAATTATTCCTTTCGGGGATGAAACCGCAATATAAACCAAGCCTACAGGCTTATGGGTCTTTGCGCCTGTAGGGCCGGCAACACCGGTAATGCCTACGCCTAAGTTAGTTTTTGCCAGATTTCTGATGTTTTCAGCCATTGCCATAGCAACGTCTTTGCTTACTGCACCTTTAGAATTTATGAGAGAGCGTTTGATTTTCAATATCTCTATTTTGGCCTTATTGCTGTAGGCAACAATTCCCATTACAAAAAATTTAGAACTTCCTGAGATATCGGTTAGAAGGCTAGCGAGTAGCCCTCCCGTGCATGATTCGCAAGTTGCGATAGTGAGTTTTTTCTTGATAAGCAGATTATATAGCTGTAGCTGGGCTTTCATACAATCCATTATAGAGACTTTTAATACTATTGACAATAGGATAAAATTTGCTATAATAAGTTTCTAATCTTCGGGGAGAGGTGTGATTCCTTACCGGCGGTTAAGCCCGCGAATCTCCACCGTTTTGTTTCGATAAAACGAAACAGTGGGGATGGATCTGGTAAGATTCCAGAGCCGATGGTAAAAGTCCAGATGAGAGAAGATTAAGTGTATACCCGAAGATTCCTCTTCGGGTTTTTTTATTTATGTTTAATTCCATATCAGAGATAATCAGAGACCTTAAGGCCGGCAAGATGGCCATAGTAGTTGATGATGAAGGCCGCGAAAACGAAGGCGATCTGCTTATAGCTGCACAGAAGGTTAAGTCAGCAGATATCAATTTTATGGCTAGATTTGGACGAGGTCTAATTTGTGTTCCAATGTCTAAGGAAAGATCGGATTATTTAGGTCTTCATCCTATGCTGGATAAGGCATACGCTAGGCCTTTGTTCAGAGATAGATTTAATACGGCCTGGATGATCTCTGTGGATGCGCGCAGCGGTATTACTACAGGCATCTCTGCTTATGATCGTGCAAAGACAATCAAGATTTTGGCTGATAAGCAAACAGGACTTCAGGATTTAGTGCGGCCTGGTCATATCTTTCCCTTGGTAGCTCAGGAGGGAGGGGTATTAGTCAGGGCAGGTCATACTGAGGCCTGTATTGATTTATTGAAACTTGCTAAGATGCGGCCGACGGGAGTAATCTGTGAGATAATGAATGCAGACGGTTCCATGGCCAGGACCAAAGATTTAATTAAATTTTCCAAGAAATTTAAATTAAAAATCTGTACGATCGCAAGTCTAATAGAATACAGAAGAAAAAAAGAGTCGTTGATTAAGAGAATAACCAAGGTCAAGCTACCAACAGAATTCGGTAGATTTAAATTATGGATATACGAATCCAGTATTGATAAATCGCATCATCTTGCTTTGATCAAAGGGCGTATTGATAGCAAAAAGACTATCCTAGTAAGAGTGCATTCTCAGTGTTTGACGGGAGATGTCTTTTCATCTTTACGTTGCGATTGCGGGGCGCAACTTAGAAAGGCATTAGAAATGATTTCGCGCCATCGGGAAGGCATACTTTTATATATGCATCAGGAGGGTCGTGGTATAGGCCTGCTTAACAAATTGCACGCCTATGCACTTCAGGATAAGGGCATGGATACCGTAGAGGCTAATAAGGCCTTAGGATTCGCGCCTGACCTGCGTGATTACGGTATTGGTGCACAGATCCTTTTTGATTTGGGTGTAAGAAAAATAAGACTGCTTACTAATAATCCCAAAAAGATTATAGGCCTTGAGGGTTACGGGCTAGAAGTGAAAGAGAGAGTGTCAATTGAGATTCCAGCCTCAAAGCTAAATCTAGGATACCTGCGTACGAAGAAAAAGAAATTAGGTCATATGTTGAACGTTTAAAAAAAGGAGGGAAGAAGAATGGTAAAAGTAATATCAGGATCATTGTTGGCAAAGGGTAAGAAGTTTGCTATTGTAGCTTCGCGCTTTAATGAGTTTATAACTGCAAAGTTAATAGAGGGAGCAATTGACACATTAACTCGTCATGAAGTCCTAGATAATGACATCTCTTTAGTTTGGGTACCGGGTTCGTTTGAGATACCTACTGTAGTTAGCAAGTTACTAAAGTCAAAAAAGTTTGATGCGGTTATCTGCTTAGGGACTTTAATACGCGGCTCAACTAGTCATTTTGAGTATATTGCGAGTCAGCTTTCCCGCGGCATATCCCAGCTTTCAGTTGACTCTGGAATTCCAGTAATCTTTGGAGTTATTACTGCTGATACAATTGAGCAGTCGATAGAGCGAGCTGGTACTAAAGAAGGCAACAGGGGCCGTGATGCTGCAGTTAGTGCAATAGAGATGGTAAACGTAACAGAGAAGATATAAGGAAATCACAAAATAATCGCAAAGGTTCAAAAGATTTTTGTGTTTTTGCGGTTATAAATTATTTTTTAGCTATGCGTAAACGTACAAAGGCAAGGGAATTAGCCCTGCAGGTTCTTTTCCAGATTGATATAACTGGTGAGGATCCTGATAGCGCCCTTAAGGTTTTCCTGCAAAATCAGATACGGCCTATAGAGGCAAGTGTAAGCGAATTCTGCCAGTGTCTAATTCAAGGTACAACTTCTAATATGAAGAAAATTGATGAGGTTGTAAGTCGTTATGCAATGAATTGGCTCATCAAACGCATGGCTGTTATCGATCGCAATATCTTGCGAATGGCAACATACGAGATTATTTATTTATCTGATATACCGGTGAATGTGTCAATAAATGAGGCCGTTGATTTAGCTAAAAAATTCGGTGATATTGATTCAGGAAAATTTGTCAACGGCATATTAGATAAGATCTCTAAATCAGAAAAGGTTAATAAAAACTCCGCTAAAGATTAAATAGCAGGGCTTGTATTTTATTCTAAGAGTTTGAACACTGGATTCTGTTTATGTCCGTTAAGGAGTCAAGGAGCCAAAGATATGTGGCGGACTATTTCTAATGAGGTAATAATGCCCGAAGCTAAGTTTGCAGATTTACACCTACATACCTATTATTCAGATGGCACATTCTCTCCCCAAGAGTTAATGCATAGAGCCTTAGAATCCGGCATCAGCTGCATTTCAATTAATGATCATGATACAGTCAGTGCCTTAGTACCTGCCTTTTCCCAGAGGCCTGAGGATTTAGAATTAATACCAGGGATTGAAGTATCCTGTGATTGGCAGGATAAAGAAGTCCACCTCTTGGGATATTACATTGATTATGAAAATAAAGAATTATTGTCTAAGCTAGAGGAAATTGGCAAACAACGCATTGAGAGGATTCGTATTATGGTAGATAGATTGAAGCAGATGAAGGTTGATATACCTGTCGAGGAAGTATTCGGCCTAGCTAAATATGGCACAGTCGGAAGGCTGCATTTAGCCAGAGTCCTTTTAAAAAGAAATATAGTCTCAAACATCCGCGAGGCCTTTATAAGATTTATAGGCGAAGGTTGCCCTGCATATGTTTCAAGATTCAGGATGAGCGTGAAAGAAGCGATAGAGATGATTGCTAACTACGGTGGCATTCCAGTTCTGGCCCATCCTTTCACTGTTGGCGGCGATGATTTTATTGAAGGATTAGTACCCTTTGGCCTTAAAGGTATAGAGGTTTATTATCCTGAGCATTCTCGAGGCCAGGTTGAGCATTATAAGGCTCTTAGCGAACATCTTGGTCTTGTGACAACGGGTGGTTCTGACTGTCATGGTGAGGTTAAAAAGAATATTAAGGTAGGCTTAGTTCGCATTCCCTACGAGATAGTAAATAGACTAAAAAAAATAAAAGAAGCCCTCTAAAAGAATGAGAAAATCGCAGCATGAATATTTTACGAGAAAGGCATTAGAGCTTGCCATAAAGGCCAAAGGCAAGACTTCCCCAAACCCTCTTGTGGGTGCTGTGGTAGTAAAAAATAATCGTATAATAGGTAGCGGATATCATAAAAAGGCTGGCTTGGTTCATGCTGAAGTTGAGGCGCTTAGACAAGCTGGCAGGAGAGCTCAAGGAAGCACCCTCTATGTTAGCCTAGAGCCTTGCTGTTTTTTTGGAAGAACTCCACCTTGTACAGATGCAATTATAAATTCCGGAATAAAAAAGGTTATTATTGGAATGTGTGATCCGAATCCAAAGAACAATGGAAGAGGGATTAAGATTCTGCGCCATGAAGGAATATCAGTTAAGGAAGGTTATTTGCAAAATGAGTTAAAAAAGATAAACGAGCATTTTATAAAATATATTTCTAAAAAAATTCCCTTTGTTACGATAAAGGTTGGTCAGAGTCTTGATGGTAAGATTGCGACTAAGACAGGTGATTCTGAGTGGATAACCTCTTATTCAGCCAGAAGTTATGCTAAGAGTCTGCGTGCTGACTACGACGCAATAATGCTAGGAATAAATACTGTAATTAATGATGATCCAGAATTGGCAGCGCCAGAGAAGAAGCGATTTTTTAAAATTGTTGTTGATCCGCATTTAAGGATACCTTTAAAATCACAAATCATACGCAAAAATAGCAAATCTGTTATTATTGCCACAGGACTAAATAGTTCTACCTATAAAAAAAAGGCATTGGAAAAATTGGGCGTTAAGATTATAAAGGTACCAAGCAGGCTTAAGAATTTAAATCTAAGATATCTATTGAGCAAGTTAGCCAGCTTAGAGATAACCAGTGTTTTAGTTGAAGGCGGCGGCAGAATGATTGGTTCGCTCCTGGAACAGCATCTTGTAGATAAGGTTCTTTTTTTTATCGCACCAAAGATTATTGGCGGTGAATCTGCAATAAGTTCAGTGATGGGTAAAGGGATTAGGAAGATAAAGAATGCTATTAAGCTCGATAATATTAAACTGAAACAGATTGGCAGTGATTATTTGTTTGAGGCCTATATTAAGTCCATAGCATAAATTTAGGATTTTAGTTATGTTCACAGGTATTATAGAAGAATTAGGAAAGGTTAAGGCACTAGAAAGAAGAGGCAGACTTTTTCGTCTTGGAATCGAAGCAGAAAAGATCACCCAAGATATTAAAATCGGTGATAGCATCTCTGTAAATGGCGTATGCCTGACCTTGGTTGCTGTAGAGAATAATTTAATTAGCTTTGATGTTCTCAATGAAACTGTACAGAGGAGCAATATTGGAGGTTTAAGAACGCTTGAGAATGTTAATCTAGAGCGCGCCTTAAAAGTCGGCGACAGACTCAGCGGTCATTTTGTGAATGGTCACATTGATTGTATGGGTATTATCCGTAAAAAGACCTATAAAGACAACAACCTCTGTTATGAGATTAGTTTTCCTAGCGAGTTTTCAAGTTACGCGGTAGAGAAAGGCTCAATTGCTGTTGATGGTATAAGCCTAACAATTTCACAGATACGCGGTGGTTCTTTTAGTGTAAATGTCATACCTCACACCCTCGTGAATACCACTCTTAAATTCAAAGGCCCTTCCAGCAAAGTCAATCTCGAATTTGATATCCTTCTGAAACGCAAATAATCACAGATAATGCATCTTTAACACATTGCCTTTATTGCCTTTAGCTTTATTTTCTGCTATACTAAAGCGTTAAACAGTAATATTCCGGGGAGTAGCGCAGTTTGGCTAGCGCGCTTGCTTCGGGAGCAAGAGGTCGACGGTTCAAGTCCGTCCTCCCCGATTTCTCAAAGCACGTTATTATGGCTAAAAGGAGAATTCATATATATTTTTCAGGAAGGGTGCAGGGGGTAGGTTTTCGCTTCACTGCTGAACGCCTAGCTCGTAATTTAAAGATAGCTGGCTGGGCAAAGAATCTCTTTGATGGCCAGGTAGAGGTGGTGGCTGAGGCCGAGGAAAACACCTTAAATGATTTCTTGCAGCAGATGAAGGATAATTTCCATAATTATATTGAAGATATTGAGATTGATTGGAAAGATAATTGTGAAGGCCTAGTTGATTTTCAAATAAGGTTTTAATTAAAATATGAAGATAGACCTGAATAAAATTACCGCAGAATGTAATGGTTGCCGTAGCGGCGCATGCTGTACTGATGGGGTTGAGCTAAGCAAACAGGAGATGGCAAGAATTCAAGCTTTCAATCCCAATCTAAAGAAACCTTGGTTTAGAAAAACACCCAAGATTCATGAGTCAGCGCCAGGCTTTGAGTACGAAACAAGGATACGTCAAGGCAGATGTGTATTTTTATCT
This window of the Candidatus Omnitrophota bacterium genome carries:
- the ribE gene encoding 6,7-dimethyl-8-ribityllumazine synthase; the protein is MVKVISGSLLAKGKKFAIVASRFNEFITAKLIEGAIDTLTRHEVLDNDISLVWVPGSFEIPTVVSKLLKSKKFDAVICLGTLIRGSTSHFEYIASQLSRGISQLSVDSGIPVIFGVITADTIEQSIERAGTKEGNRGRDAAVSAIEMVNVTEKI
- a CDS encoding bifunctional 3,4-dihydroxy-2-butanone-4-phosphate synthase/GTP cyclohydrolase II, coding for MFNSISEIIRDLKAGKMAIVVDDEGRENEGDLLIAAQKVKSADINFMARFGRGLICVPMSKERSDYLGLHPMLDKAYARPLFRDRFNTAWMISVDARSGITTGISAYDRAKTIKILADKQTGLQDLVRPGHIFPLVAQEGGVLVRAGHTEACIDLLKLAKMRPTGVICEIMNADGSMARTKDLIKFSKKFKLKICTIASLIEYRRKKESLIKRITKVKLPTEFGRFKLWIYESSIDKSHHLALIKGRIDSKKTILVRVHSQCLTGDVFSSLRCDCGAQLRKALEMISRHREGILLYMHQEGRGIGLLNKLHAYALQDKGMDTVEANKALGFAPDLRDYGIGAQILFDLGVRKIRLLTNNPKKIIGLEGYGLEVKERVSIEIPASKLNLGYLRTKKKKLGHMLNV
- a CDS encoding CinA family protein; protein product: MDCMKAQLQLYNLLIKKKLTIATCESCTGGLLASLLTDISGSSKFFVMGIVAYSNKAKIEILKIKRSLINSKGAVSKDVAMAMAENIRNLAKTNLGVGITGVAGPTGAKTHKPVGLVYIAVSSPKGIICRKFNFKGNRQKIRREAKTAALNLIKECIR
- a CDS encoding riboflavin synthase translates to MFTGIIEELGKVKALERRGRLFRLGIEAEKITQDIKIGDSISVNGVCLTLVAVENNLISFDVLNETVQRSNIGGLRTLENVNLERALKVGDRLSGHFVNGHIDCMGIIRKKTYKDNNLCYEISFPSEFSSYAVEKGSIAVDGISLTISQIRGGSFSVNVIPHTLVNTTLKFKGPSSKVNLEFDILLKRK
- a CDS encoding PHP domain-containing protein, which encodes MWRTISNEVIMPEAKFADLHLHTYYSDGTFSPQELMHRALESGISCISINDHDTVSALVPAFSQRPEDLELIPGIEVSCDWQDKEVHLLGYYIDYENKELLSKLEEIGKQRIERIRIMVDRLKQMKVDIPVEEVFGLAKYGTVGRLHLARVLLKRNIVSNIREAFIRFIGEGCPAYVSRFRMSVKEAIEMIANYGGIPVLAHPFTVGGDDFIEGLVPFGLKGIEVYYPEHSRGQVEHYKALSEHLGLVTTGGSDCHGEVKKNIKVGLVRIPYEIVNRLKKIKEAL
- the thpR gene encoding RNA 2',3'-cyclic phosphodiesterase, giving the protein MHTIRAFIAVELEAEIKDEILRIQDILKTSEADVKWVKPENLHITLKFLGNVQQEKIEKIKDALIGCLSYFKPFSLKLNSLGIFPKIANPRVIWINAVSADNALEKLAASTEAALVSLKFPKEKRTFKSHITLGRVRSNRNREKLSGVFEKTDICQKEMMTEAVSLFKSALSSAGPHYEVLSTIKLG
- a CDS encoding acylphosphatase, which codes for MAKRRIHIYFSGRVQGVGFRFTAERLARNLKIAGWAKNLFDGQVEVVAEAEENTLNDFLQQMKDNFHNYIEDIEIDWKDNCEGLVDFQIRF
- the ribD gene encoding bifunctional diaminohydroxyphosphoribosylaminopyrimidine deaminase/5-amino-6-(5-phosphoribosylamino)uracil reductase RibD, which codes for MRKSQHEYFTRKALELAIKAKGKTSPNPLVGAVVVKNNRIIGSGYHKKAGLVHAEVEALRQAGRRAQGSTLYVSLEPCCFFGRTPPCTDAIINSGIKKVIIGMCDPNPKNNGRGIKILRHEGISVKEGYLQNELKKINEHFIKYISKKIPFVTIKVGQSLDGKIATKTGDSEWITSYSARSYAKSLRADYDAIMLGINTVINDDPELAAPEKKRFFKIVVDPHLRIPLKSQIIRKNSKSVIIATGLNSSTYKKKALEKLGVKIIKVPSRLKNLNLRYLLSKLASLEITSVLVEGGGRMIGSLLEQHLVDKVLFFIAPKIIGGESAISSVMGKGIRKIKNAIKLDNIKLKQIGSDYLFEAYIKSIA
- a CDS encoding YkgJ family cysteine cluster protein, coding for MKIDLNKITAECNGCRSGACCTDGVELSKQEMARIQAFNPNLKKPWFRKTPKIHESAPGFEYETRIRQGRCVFLSSDRLCAIYPVRPSNCREFPLEDGEIAEFYKLLCDKAPKFINSKNKRGLV
- the nusB gene encoding transcription antitermination factor NusB, with amino-acid sequence MRKRTKARELALQVLFQIDITGEDPDSALKVFLQNQIRPIEASVSEFCQCLIQGTTSNMKKIDEVVSRYAMNWLIKRMAVIDRNILRMATYEIIYLSDIPVNVSINEAVDLAKKFGDIDSGKFVNGILDKISKSEKVNKNSAKD